In the genome of Acidobacteriota bacterium, the window GTGGTCGATCATGGCGTCGTGATACGGGCTCTGGAATCGGCCCGACTGACCGAGGCTCTCGGGTTTAACGTGCGTCCGGAAGTGCATGTGTGTGAAGTTCACCCAGACGAACGCGGGCTTCCCGGCCTTGTTCATGCGCTGGATGAAGTCCACGGCGCGGGCCGCCGTGTCGTCGTCGATCGTCTCCATCCGCTTCCGGGTCAGCGGGCCCGTGTCCTTGCACACCTGCTTGCCGACCTTGCCGAAGCGCGGGTCGACGGTCGTGTCATCCGTGGCCGAGGCCTTGCAGTCCATGACGCCGCGCGGCCCGAATTCGGCGCGGAACTTGGGATCCTTCGGGTAGTCCGGGAGCTCCGGCTCCTCCTCGGCGTTCAAATGGTAGAGGTTGCCGTAGAACTCGTCGAACCCGTGGACGGTGGGCAGGAACTCGTTCCGGTCGCCGAGGTGGTTCTTGCCGAACTGCCCGGTCGCGTAGCCGAGCGGCTTGAGCATCTCGGCGATCGTCGGGTCTTCCTTCTGGAGGCCCAGCGTCGCGCCCGGCAAGCCGACTTTCGTCATGCCGGTGCGCAGACCCGACTGGCCGGTGATGAACGATGACCGGCCCGCCGTGCAGCTCTGCTCGGCGTAGTAGTCGGTGAACATCATGCCTTCCTTGGCGACACGATCGATGTTGGGCGTCTTGTAGCCCATCAGGCCGTGCGAGTAGGCGCTGATGTTGGACTGGCCGACGTCATCGCCCCAGATGATGACGATGTTCGGCTTGCGGGCGGTGTTCTGCGCCTCGGCGGACGGCGCCGCGGCGAGGATGCCGAGCGCGAGCCCGAAGACCGGGGAGCGAGGTTTGAATGCCTTCATTCACGTTCTCCTTTTCGTGTCGTTCAGCGTCTCACGAACGAGACGTCGAACGTCTGCTTCTGAAGAGCCTGGAAATACGTGCCGACGAGCGTGTCGCTCGCCGGGTCGTATACGAGGCGATATGTGCTGCCGGGGTAGTTGGGGGCGCGCAACTCGACGAAGAGCGTCAGGGCGCCGTTCTCGGAGAACGCCTCCGCTTTCGCGACGTTGATCGGACGCGGGTTGAAATAAGCCGCGTCGGCCTTCCCCTCCGGCGAGACCGCGCGGATCTCGAGGATGTAGCCGCCGTCCTCGCGCAGCCAGCGGGCCACGAGTCTGTCGAACCCCGAGGCCGCAGGCTTCGCGGGTTCCAGGGCGGGAGCCGCCGTGGCCGTCGCCGCTGCGGTGGCTGCAGGCGCCGCCGGCTCTCCGCCCCTGGAGCGGCACGAAACGGCGCCCCCGATCAGAAGCGCACCGGCGAGGGCAATGCCCGTTCGCCGACGGTTTCTCAAACTGCCGACCGGCCTACTTCTTCGCCTGCGGCGGGTAGTTCTCGAAGAGCTTCTGGGCGACCTGGTCGGCCTTCTGCTGGCGCTCTTCCGGGGTTGCGCTCGTCGAGACCTGGTCCTTCGCGATGCCGCGCCAGACGGCGGTCTTCGCGCTCGCGTCGACGAGGTCGATCACGAGGGTGCCCGTCGGAATCTCCTGGACCGTCGTGGTCTGCATTCCGCCCATGCCGCCGTAGCGCCAGCCGCCGCCCCAGCCGCCGTACCCGTACGAATTGAGCTGAACGTCCTTCCCGAGGCTGAAGTGGGTGAAGACGATCAGGTCGCCTCCGTCCGGCACCTGCCGGAGCCCGCGGGCCGAGAGAGCGTTCCCGAGGGACTGGGCGAAGCGTTCGGCCGCGATCGGGTTTTTGGGCGCCGTACCGGCCTTGAGCGTGTACGTCTTGTACTTCGAGAAGTCGGTGCCCGGGGCGTAGTCTGTGTTGACCTCCAGCGTCGAAGCAGGCACAGCGGCGATCGCGAGGGCGACGGTGGC includes:
- a CDS encoding arylsulfatase; its protein translation is MKAFKPRSPVFGLALGILAAAPSAEAQNTARKPNIVIIWGDDVGQSNISAYSHGLMGYKTPNIDRVAKEGMMFTDYYAEQSCTAGRSSFITGQSGLRTGMTKVGLPGATLGLQKEDPTIAEMLKPLGYATGQFGKNHLGDRNEFLPTVHGFDEFYGNLYHLNAEEEPELPDYPKDPKFRAEFGPRGVMDCKASATDDTTVDPRFGKVGKQVCKDTGPLTRKRMETIDDDTAARAVDFIQRMNKAGKPAFVWVNFTHMHFRTHVKPESLGQSGRFQSPYHDAMIDHDKNVGQVLKTLDDLKIADNTFVMYSTDNGPHMNSWPDAAMTPFRNEKNSNWEGAYRVPAMVRWPGKIKPDSVSNEMVAHHDWLPTLLAVAGDTQVTERLLKGYKVGDMTYKVYLDGYNLVPYLTGKAEKSPRESFLYVNDDQQLTGLRYDNFKFVFMEQRATGTLRVWAEPFTSLRVPKIFNLRTDPYERADITSNTYYDWLLDHAFQLVPAQAFVGKFIQTFKDYPQRQKAASFNMDEIFAKMKESGGH
- a CDS encoding DUF4136 domain-containing protein, which produces ATVALAIAAVPASTLEVNTDYAPGTDFSKYKTYTLKAGTAPKNPIAAERFAQSLGNALSARGLRQVPDGGDLIVFTHFSLGKDVQLNSYGYGGWGGGWRYGGMGGMQTTTVQEIPTGTLVIDLVDASAKTAVWRGIAKDQVSTSATPEERQQKADQVAQKLFENYPPQAKK